One window of Nostoc sp. NIES-3756 genomic DNA carries:
- a CDS encoding class I SAM-dependent methyltransferase, with product MIIKNGWGKNMIGDNSNLSLLNQDIANSLDIKNGQQKRLQCTICDFRIDESDESLFASFFCNVRAFREEKFQVWRCPQCHSIHCLDIVELSHYYAKYPFTQAVVTWPLKIIYSNLLQQLSKYGFCKHHSFLDYGCGTGLFVNYLKEQKFVNSYGYDPYSPKENFGDSRVLENKPFDYILLQDVIEHVEDPNTLLSELNSLLAPGGYILIGTPNAANLDLSQPSKSDFYNAVHVPYHLHIYTRSVVESLGIKQGWKPVGFFDRAFHDTPWFGLNTRAWNEYQRLLDGTINVVFQPIQLKTALLSHKFIFYAIFGYWLSLHTEMAIMFRKV from the coding sequence TTGATTATCAAGAATGGATGGGGTAAAAATATGATTGGTGATAATTCCAATCTGTCTCTGCTAAATCAAGATATTGCTAATTCATTAGATATAAAAAATGGTCAACAGAAACGCCTTCAATGTACGATTTGTGATTTTCGTATAGATGAAAGCGATGAATCATTATTTGCCAGTTTTTTCTGTAATGTCAGAGCTTTTCGTGAAGAAAAGTTCCAAGTATGGAGGTGTCCTCAGTGTCATTCTATCCATTGCCTAGATATAGTGGAACTTAGCCATTACTATGCAAAATATCCTTTTACTCAGGCTGTAGTTACATGGCCTTTAAAGATTATCTACAGTAATTTACTCCAGCAGTTATCAAAATATGGTTTTTGTAAACATCATTCGTTCTTAGATTATGGCTGTGGAACTGGTTTATTCGTCAATTACTTAAAAGAACAGAAATTTGTCAATTCTTATGGTTATGACCCGTATAGTCCAAAAGAAAACTTTGGAGATTCTAGAGTTTTAGAAAACAAACCATTCGATTATATATTGCTACAAGATGTTATTGAACACGTTGAAGATCCCAACACTTTATTATCTGAATTAAATTCATTGTTGGCTCCTGGTGGTTATATTTTGATTGGGACACCTAATGCAGCTAATTTAGACCTTTCTCAGCCTAGCAAATCTGACTTTTATAACGCAGTTCATGTGCCTTATCACTTGCATATTTATACTCGCAGTGTAGTGGAATCATTAGGAATTAAGCAGGGATGGAAACCTGTAGGTTTCTTTGATAGAGCGTTTCATGATACACCTTGGTTCGGTTTAAATACTCGTGCTTGGAATGAATATCAACGTCTTTTAGACGGGACTATCAATGTAGTTTTTCAACCAATTCAACTAAAAACAGCATTGCTTTCTCATAAATTTATTTTTTATGCTATTTTCGGCTATTGGTTAAGTTTGCATACGGAGATGGCAATTATGTTCCGCAAAGTTTAG
- a CDS encoding tyrosine-type recombinase/integrase, translating to MSTQTTQVPFSAKSTNYSTPPAKRPSAREREYLRPKEVEAMISAARAVGRHGVRDAAMILVMFRHGLRTAELIALKWSQIDFSEGYIDIHRLKHGHDTVHPLRAPELRALRQLQRDYPDTPYVFVSERKAPLSTRAVRHIIARAGSCAGITEPVHPHQLRHACGYYLASLGHDTRAIQDYLGHKNIHHTVRYTQMSPQRFEKFWRD from the coding sequence ATGTCTACCCAGACTACTCAAGTTCCATTTTCGGCAAAGTCAACCAACTACTCGACTCCACCAGCAAAACGCCCATCCGCACGCGAACGAGAATATTTGCGACCGAAGGAAGTTGAAGCAATGATCAGTGCGGCTCGTGCTGTCGGTCGGCATGGGGTGAGGGATGCAGCGATGATTTTAGTTATGTTCCGGCATGGACTTCGCACTGCTGAGTTAATTGCACTCAAGTGGTCACAAATAGATTTTTCAGAGGGCTATATCGACATTCATCGCCTAAAACATGGGCATGATACCGTTCATCCGTTACGCGCTCCTGAACTCAGAGCGTTGCGCCAACTGCAACGGGATTATCCCGATACTCCCTATGTTTTTGTGTCCGAGCGCAAAGCTCCACTATCAACCAGAGCCGTTCGTCACATTATTGCACGAGCAGGCTCGTGTGCTGGAATTACTGAACCAGTTCATCCCCATCAACTGCGCCATGCTTGTGGCTACTATTTAGCATCCCTTGGTCATGATACCAGAGCAATTCAAGACTATTTAGGACATAAAAATATACACCACACAGTTCGTTATACTCAAATGTCGCCTCAAAGATTTGAAAAGTTCTGGAGGGATTAA
- a CDS encoding competence protein CoiA family protein has product MWLKYGVDKDGYLVCIEDINSGKTLLKCPYCQGGLIAKKGKVKEHHFAHDDETCRPIAKREFPTLPLYDNFNIELAGKDLKQLRLLWKEYGAKNYPISSDLVFPGLLKAGVLRKNIYLNPPGYEFSDLGKIPVGALDFHGFNAVQEPLILKKLLKLELALKHAQHKNAIDSEYRLTDLKLYCAQLKRILSCILYFLEIKTNIGTLYKIGVTTRSILKRIAEVERDLIPHYGTVTIKVLDSWPHRGNVELYFKHRYLEFNHPIGSLTEYYKFNAENIKIVLSELQQMQPKALSQEEIKILEDNSSLIQIAV; this is encoded by the coding sequence ATGTGGTTAAAATACGGTGTAGATAAAGATGGCTATCTAGTATGTATTGAAGATATCAACAGTGGTAAAACTTTACTTAAGTGTCCTTATTGCCAGGGTGGTTTAATTGCTAAAAAAGGGAAGGTAAAAGAACATCATTTTGCCCACGATGACGAAACTTGTCGTCCCATAGCTAAAAGGGAATTTCCTACTCTACCACTATATGATAATTTTAATATTGAACTAGCTGGTAAAGATTTAAAGCAATTAAGACTGCTGTGGAAAGAGTACGGAGCTAAAAACTATCCTATTAGTAGTGACTTAGTATTTCCTGGCTTATTGAAAGCTGGAGTATTAAGAAAAAACATATATTTAAACCCACCGGGTTATGAATTTAGTGATTTAGGTAAAATTCCTGTGGGAGCTTTGGATTTTCATGGATTCAATGCAGTACAAGAACCGCTAATACTGAAAAAGCTGTTGAAATTAGAGTTAGCTTTGAAACACGCTCAACATAAAAATGCCATTGATTCGGAATACAGACTAACAGATTTAAAATTGTACTGCGCTCAACTTAAACGCATCTTATCTTGCATACTGTATTTTTTAGAAATTAAAACTAATATTGGCACTTTATACAAAATAGGAGTTACCACTAGATCCATTCTCAAGCGAATAGCAGAGGTAGAAAGAGATTTAATTCCACACTACGGCACTGTTACTATTAAAGTATTGGATAGTTGGCCGCACAGGGGCAATGTTGAGTTATATTTTAAACACCGCTATCTAGAATTTAATCATCCCATTGGGAGTTTAACAGAGTATTACAAATTTAATGCAGAAAATATCAAAATTGTCTTAAGCGAGTTACAACAAATGCAACCTAAAGCACTCTCTCAAGAAGAAATAAAGATTCTTGAAGATAATTCGAGCTTAATCCAAATTGCTGTGTAG
- a CDS encoding Tn3 family transposase → MVKPPQSTEELVENWTLIPQELELVKKKVGAGQIGFAILLKYFQIMARFPDSSAEIPETVITYIASQLKSDPSLYSQYNWQGRSIKNHRAEIRDLFGFRTATTSDSEEISDWLIAFILPNEQRFEPLEEQTYQRFRLLQIEPPTSKQIERLIRSAISQYETNFCHHTFSKLSKETISQIEILLSTEESDNEADKQDSLKLKTSEFAFLKTDPGPVGLGSFLTEIEKLKRIRTVGLPPDLFAGISPKLIKIYRHRTATETPYHLRQHPPAIRYTLMAAFCLQRSQEITDNLIDLLMSIIQRIGTRAERRINKELVSDFKEVTGKTNLLFRIAEVAVAEPAGVIEKVIYPVVSQKTLKDLVAEYKATGTAYRQRVHTIMRSSFASHYRRMIPQLLEVLEFCSNNDIHRPVIQALELLKKYTSSKARYYDAGEVIPIDGVLKSGWKEILLEIDADGKERINRINYEISVLQALRERLSCKEIWVVGASRYGNPDYDLPTDFDQKRQIYYQALTLPLDVETFISNLQQQMAQGLEKLDQGMPKNPDVTILGKKGQGLIRLSPIDPVPEPINLKRLKGEINHIWHQTSLLDILKETDLRVDFTRNFKSMGTREIIDRETLQKRLLLCLYGMGTNTGLKRINTGINGENYQDLLYVRRRYIHKDQLRSAIADVINAIFEIRLPQIWGEGTTTCASDSKHFGAWEQNLMTQYHLRYGGRGVMIYWHVEKKSTCIYSQLKTCSSSEVAAMIEGVLRHCTNMDVQKNYVDSHGQSEVAFAFTHLLGFQLMPRLKRIKVQKLYRPYTGQSDAYPNLQPILTRPINWDLIRQQYDQMVKYTTALRLGTTETEAILKRFSKNPFKHPTYLALLELGRVIKTIFLCQYLDESEVRREVNEGLNVVERWNGVNDFIFYGKGGEFASNRLESQELSVLSLHLLQICLVYVNTLMIQSVLEQKHWQQKLTEVDFRAITPLIFSHVNPYGTFKLDLNERIAGLTQQLVA, encoded by the coding sequence ATGGTTAAACCGCCTCAAAGCACAGAAGAACTTGTAGAAAATTGGACTCTCATTCCACAAGAATTAGAACTGGTGAAGAAGAAAGTAGGTGCAGGACAAATTGGTTTTGCCATTTTACTGAAATATTTTCAAATAATGGCTCGTTTTCCTGACTCAAGCGCAGAAATACCAGAAACTGTGATTACATACATAGCATCACAACTAAAATCAGACCCATCATTATATTCTCAATACAATTGGCAAGGGCGTTCCATCAAAAATCATCGTGCTGAAATTCGAGATTTATTTGGATTTCGGACAGCTACAACGTCTGATTCCGAGGAGATATCTGATTGGTTAATTGCTTTTATTTTACCCAACGAACAAAGATTTGAACCACTGGAAGAACAAACATATCAAAGGTTTCGCTTATTGCAAATTGAACCACCAACATCCAAACAAATTGAACGTTTGATTCGTAGTGCCATAAGTCAATATGAAACCAACTTCTGTCATCACACTTTTTCTAAGCTATCAAAAGAAACCATTTCTCAAATTGAAATTTTATTAAGCACAGAAGAATCAGACAATGAAGCTGATAAACAAGATTCTCTCAAGCTAAAAACTTCCGAATTTGCATTTCTCAAAACAGACCCTGGTCCAGTTGGATTAGGAAGTTTCTTAACCGAAATCGAAAAACTAAAACGTATTCGTACAGTTGGTTTACCACCTGATTTATTTGCAGGAATATCACCAAAACTGATTAAAATATACCGTCATCGGACTGCAACAGAAACTCCTTATCATCTGCGACAACATCCACCTGCTATTCGCTACACCCTAATGGCAGCTTTTTGTCTCCAACGCTCTCAAGAGATTACCGATAATCTAATCGATTTACTAATGTCAATCATTCAACGTATTGGTACAAGGGCTGAAAGACGCATTAACAAAGAATTAGTTTCAGACTTTAAAGAAGTAACAGGAAAAACAAATCTTTTATTTCGCATTGCTGAAGTAGCAGTAGCTGAACCTGCGGGAGTAATTGAAAAGGTAATATATCCTGTAGTATCTCAAAAAACTCTCAAAGATTTGGTGGCTGAGTATAAAGCAACTGGTACAGCTTATCGCCAAAGAGTCCACACTATAATGCGTTCATCCTTTGCCAGTCACTACCGCCGGATGATTCCTCAACTTTTAGAAGTCCTGGAATTTTGCTCCAACAATGATATTCATCGTCCAGTAATTCAAGCATTAGAGTTGCTTAAAAAATATACCTCAAGTAAAGCCCGATATTATGATGCAGGGGAAGTGATACCAATTGATGGAGTCCTCAAAAGTGGTTGGAAAGAAATTCTCTTAGAAATTGACGCTGATGGAAAAGAACGTATCAACCGTATCAACTACGAGATTAGCGTTTTGCAAGCTCTTAGAGAAAGACTCAGTTGTAAGGAAATTTGGGTAGTAGGAGCTTCTCGTTACGGTAATCCAGATTATGATTTACCAACTGATTTTGACCAAAAACGTCAGATTTACTATCAAGCTTTAACCCTTCCATTAGATGTAGAAACTTTTATCTCAAACTTACAACAACAAATGGCACAAGGGTTAGAAAAACTAGATCAGGGAATGCCCAAAAACCCAGATGTCACTATTCTCGGTAAGAAAGGTCAAGGTTTAATTAGACTTAGCCCAATAGACCCTGTACCTGAACCTATCAATCTCAAACGACTGAAGGGTGAAATAAATCACATTTGGCATCAAACCAGCCTTTTAGACATTCTCAAAGAAACAGATTTAAGAGTAGATTTTACCCGTAATTTTAAAAGTATGGGGACAAGAGAAATTATTGATAGAGAAACACTACAAAAGCGATTATTACTGTGTCTCTACGGTATGGGAACAAATACCGGATTGAAGAGAATTAATACAGGGATAAATGGGGAAAACTATCAAGATTTACTCTATGTACGTCGTCGCTATATCCACAAAGACCAGTTACGTAGTGCTATTGCAGACGTTATTAATGCCATTTTTGAGATTCGTTTACCCCAGATTTGGGGTGAGGGAACTACCACCTGTGCCAGTGACAGCAAGCATTTTGGAGCATGGGAGCAGAATCTTATGACTCAGTATCATTTGCGTTACGGTGGTCGAGGAGTGATGATTTATTGGCACGTCGAGAAGAAATCTACCTGTATCTATTCCCAACTCAAAACTTGTTCCAGTAGTGAAGTTGCAGCCATGATTGAAGGGGTATTACGTCACTGTACCAATATGGACGTGCAGAAAAACTACGTGGATAGTCATGGTCAAAGTGAGGTGGCCTTTGCTTTCACACATCTGTTGGGATTTCAGTTAATGCCCCGATTGAAGCGGATTAAGGTACAGAAGTTATATCGTCCTTATACTGGACAATCTGATGCTTACCCTAATTTACAGCCTATTCTAACTCGTCCAATTAATTGGGATTTAATTCGTCAACAGTATGACCAAATGGTGAAGTATACTACTGCTTTAAGGCTGGGAACGACAGAAACTGAAGCTATTTTAAAACGCTTTAGCAAAAATCCATTCAAACATCCTACTTATCTGGCTTTACTCGAATTAGGAAGAGTAATTAAAACAATTTTCTTGTGCCAGTATCTTGACGAGTCGGAAGTGCGGCGGGAAGTTAATGAAGGATTAAATGTAGTAGAAAGATGGAATGGGGTTAATGATTTTATCTTCTACGGTAAGGGTGGAGAGTTTGCTTCTAATCGCTTGGAAAGTCAGGAGTTATCGGTTTTATCTTTGCACCTATTGCAGATATGTTTGGTCTATGTGAATACTTTGATGATTCAGAGTGTTCTGGAGCAGAAACATTGGCAGCAAAAGTTAACTGAAGTCGATTTTAGAGCAATTACTCCTTTGATTTTTAGTCATGTCAATCCTTATGGTACATTTAAGCTTGATCTCAACGAGAGGATTGCTGGTTTGACACAACAACTGGTTGCTTAA
- a CDS encoding alpha-ketoglutarate-dependent dioxygenase AlkB family protein, giving the protein MPLVARTFYLRRIVIGNQYRTGQDSIGWHADNEESMGVNPAIASISLGAVRKFQIKPISGRPTDFWLEHGSLLLMHPGCQSTHLHQVPKTNKVVGTRINLTFRPHVGGETSSG; this is encoded by the coding sequence TTGCCCCTGGTTGCACGAACCTTCTATTTACGCCGAATTGTCATCGGCAACCAGTACCGCACGGGACAAGATTCTATCGGGTGGCACGCAGATAACGAAGAATCTATGGGAGTTAACCCAGCCATCGCATCCATCAGTCTTGGCGCAGTACGCAAGTTTCAGATTAAGCCAATCTCTGGCAGACCCACGGATTTCTGGTTAGAACACGGCAGCTTGCTTTTGATGCACCCTGGCTGTCAGTCAACGCATCTGCATCAAGTACCGAAGACAAACAAGGTCGTTGGCACTCGTATCAATCTTACCTTTCGTCCACACGTAGGAGGTGAAACCTCATCTGGGTAG